One Falco naumanni isolate bFalNau1 chromosome 15, bFalNau1.pat, whole genome shotgun sequence DNA segment encodes these proteins:
- the POP4 gene encoding ribonuclease P protein subunit p29: MEGELYRRLPPEGTGDLRLQPQGPEEARAFVNAFLKRSMPKMKDEAIQDILTRKAVVLEHYSKKRTKEKRKKTKGFTAKQRRDMRLFEIEPQQQRYAIFLPLHELWKQYIRDLCHGLKPDAQPHMVQSKLLKADLHGAIVTVTKSKCPSYVGITGIILQEFKHVFKIITKEDKLKVVPKLNNVFSLEIDGFISYIYGSKFQLRASERSAKKFKLKGTIDL; this comes from the exons ATGGAGG GGGAGCTGTACCGCCGCCTGCCGCCGGAGGGGACGGGGGACCTGCGCCTCCAG CCTCAGGGACCAGAAGAGGCCAGAGCATTTGTAAATGCCTTCCTGAAGCGTAGTATGccaaaaatgaaagatgaagcTATTCAGGATATATTAACTCGGAAAGCTGTAGTTCTTGAGCATTACTCcaaaaaaaggacaaaggaaaagaggaagaaaacaaaaggttttaCCGCCAAGCAAAGGAGAGATATGCGCCTGTTTGAAATTGAACCCCAACAGCAAAG ataCGCCATCTTTCTACCACTACATGAACTCTGGAAACAATATATCAGAGACCTATGTCATGGACTTAAACCAGATGC gCAACCACACATGGTTCAGAGCAAACTGCTAAAAGCTGATCTCCATGGAGCTATTGTTAcag tCACAAAATCAAAGTGCCCCTCTTACGTTGGGATAACAGGAATCATTCTACAGGAATTTAAACATGTCTTCAAAATTATCACTAAAGAGGACAAATTGAAAG ttgttcCCAAACTTAACAACGTGTTTAGCTTGGAGATTGATGGATTCATTTCCTACATCTATGGAAGCAAGTTCCAGCTTAGAGCAAGCGAGCGATCTGCCAAAAAATTCAAGTTGAAAGGAACTATTGACCTATGA